The genomic interval GGCAAGGTCCATCTGAAACAGAGCCTCAACCTGACAGCCCTGGGGGCGTCTTCGGGTCTCATTTCCGGCTCCCTCTGGGGCACTCTCGTCGGCCTCCTCTTCCTCAACCCGCTTGCCGGCCTCGCCATCGGCGGTGTCGTCGGCGCAGGCACAGGCGCATTGTCCGGATCGCTGGCCGACTACGGGATCGACGACGCGTTCATAAAGTCCCTCGCCTCGACCCTGCCTTCCGAAAGTTCGGCGCTGTTTATCCTGGTCCGCAAAGCCCAGCCGGAGAAGGTGCTCGCCGAATTTGCGGGCGTGCAGGCGCGTGTGCTCAAGACCTCGTTGTCGCCGGAACAGGAAAAGAAGCTTCAAGAGGCTCTTTCAAGTACCTAAACCATAGAATTGGAGGCGCTGGACAGTGCCAGAAGGGAAAGGAAAAATCTCTTCTCAACAGAGGGCGAAAAGCGATGGAAGTGTGTGGCAGGCCGCTTATGCGCGTCCTGCCACAGATGATCATTATCGGCAGTATTTTGTCTGGGCCAGTAATTATCTTGGTTCAAGAATGTTTATGGCAATGAATTTCACCCTATTTTGTCTATCTGCTCAAACCTGCCAACAAAATAA from Polymorphum gilvum SL003B-26A1 carries:
- a CDS encoding DUF1269 domain-containing protein, which translates into the protein MSDLIVVGFEAEETADNVLLKLASLQKEYLVDLEDAVVAIRDKDGKVHLKQSLNLTALGASSGLISGSLWGTLVGLLFLNPLAGLAIGGVVGAGTGALSGSLADYGIDDAFIKSLASTLPSESSALFILVRKAQPEKVLAEFAGVQARVLKTSLSPEQEKKLQEALSST